In the Colletotrichum higginsianum IMI 349063 chromosome 7 map unlocalized unitig_7, whole genome shotgun sequence genome, one interval contains:
- a CDS encoding Aryl-alcohol dehydrogenase — protein sequence MNMSLQEENAGGPTGLQLDIMPQQNEVTEPNEDWTGVTSSKERRRLQNRLNQRAHQNRPPVEYVAEAGPSTSGRAAAPALASGSGAGTGEAAAAVEDEVADDGYTLLPCAQKRARMRDAGIQARRNLALGTPQPVHLPLVVGLNLLTALARNTRLMGFDKHSICYDEYISPFNLQGPGLPCAPRDASSWPPFLHPTEAQFTITHHPFLDVFPIPSLRENGIRAEELGFFDEDDFCRDVFSTDDDPDGPRLLVWGESWDPRGWEANVPFLKKWGWLVRGCPELLEGTNYWRQRRGEKKLRFITAG from the exons ATGAACATGTCGCTCCAGGAAGAAAATGCGGGAGGGCCGACGGGTCTCCAGCTAGACATAATGCCACAACAGAATGAGGTCACCGAGCCGAATGAAGATTGGACAGGAGTGACTTCCAGCAAAGAGCGGAGAAGACTCCAGAACCGCCTGAACCAGAGGGCGCACC AAAACAGGCCGCCGGTCGAATACGTAGCAGAAGCCGGGCCCTCAACCTCGGGCCGGGCCGCGGCTCCGGCTCTGGCCTCCGGCAGCGGAGCGGGAACcggagaagcagcagcagcagtcgaGGATGAGGTCGCAGATGACGGCTACACGCTTCTCCCCTGCGCTCAAAAGAGAGCGCGGATGAGGGACGCCGGCATCCAGGCCAGACGGAACCTCGCGCTGGGGACGCCGCAGCCGGTGCATCTgccgctcgtcgtcgggctcAACCTCCTCACGGCGCTCGCGCGCAACACGCGGCTGATGGGCTTTGACAAGCACTCCATCTGCTACGACGAGTACATCTCCCCCTTCAACCTGCAGGGGCCCGGCCTCCCCTGCGCGCCGCGGGACGCGTCCTCGTGGCCGCCGTTCCTGCACCCGACGGAGGCGCAGTTCACGATCACGCACCACCCGTTCCTCGACGTGTTCCCCATCCCCTCGCTGCGGGAGAACGGCATCCgggccgaggagctcggcttcttcgacgaggacgacttCTGCAGGGACGTCTTcagcaccgacgacgacccggacGGCCCCCGGCTGCTCGTCTGGGGCGAGTCCTGGGACCCGCGCGGGTGGGAGGCCAACGTGCCCTTCTTGAAGAAATGGGGCTGGCTCGTCCGCGGGTGCCCCGAGCTCTTGGAGGGCACCAACTACTGGCggcagaggaggggggagaagaagctgaGGTTCATCACGGCCGGCTGA
- a CDS encoding Aldo/keto reductase: protein MAPPICTKTFKLNNGLDFPAVGLGTWQGSQGTDDERALEESIIHALKSGYRHIDTAQIYGVEEVVGRAIRNSGVPRSEIVVVTKFWGHWHHDPAAALQISLDALGLDYVDVFLMHWPWATTPAPERKVLRKWESPTFIETWKKMEPLVGDRCRAIGVSNFMPKVLDELLAEAKVVPAVNQVELHAFNPNLNLVPYCQEKGIVVTSWSTLGGSRGAKNEILTHELFTGIAKAHDVSPGVVSLSWAVQRGVAVIPKSATKSRIEENIRLVTLTDEEMAKINEAHKTIKRERFSNGIASQHDEIDGKVTQQGWTYADMGYEDEDGNWLA, encoded by the exons ATGGCGCCCCCTATCTGCACAAAGACGTTCAAGCTGAACAATG GCCTCGACTTCCCTGCCGTCGGTCTGGGCACTTGGCAAG GCTCCCAGGGAACAGACGATGAAAGGGCTCTGGAGGAATCCATCATCCACGCGCTCAAGTCCGGTTACCGTCACATCGACACGGCCCAGATCTACGGCGTCGAAGAGGTGGTGGGCAGGGCCATCCGCAACAGCGGCGTCCCCCGGTCCgagatcgtcgtcgtcaccaagTTCTGGGGCCACTGGCACCACGACCCGGCCGCGGCGCTCCAGATCTcgctcgacgccctcgggctcgactacgtcgacgtcttcctcaTGCACTGGCCCTGGGCCACGACGCCCGCCCCGGAGAGGAAGGTGCTGAGGAAGTGGGAGAGCCCGACCTTCATCGAGACGtggaagaagatggagccCCTGGTCGGCGACCGGTGCCGGGCCATCGGCGTGAGCAACTTCATGCCCAAGGTCCTGGACGAGTTGCTCGCCGAAGCCAAGGTTGTGCCCGCCGTAAACCAGGTCGAGCTGCACGCCTTCAACCCGAACCTGAACCTTGTGCCCTACTGCCAGGAGAAGGGCATTGTCGTCACCAGCTGGAG CACGCTGGGTGGCTCGCGCGGGGCCAAGAACGAGATCCTCACGCACGAGCTCTTCACCGGCATCGCCAAGGCACACGACGTCTCGCCGGGCGTCGTCTCGCTCTCCTGGGCGGTGCAGCGAGGCGTCGCGGTCATCCCGAAGAGCGCGACCAAGTCTCGCATCGAGGAGAACATCCGCCTCGTCACCCtgaccgacgaggagatggccAAGATCAACGAGGCGCACAAGACGATCAAGAGGGAGCGCTTTTCCAACGGCATCGCCTCCCAGCACGACGAGATTGACGGCAAGGTGACCCAGCAGGGCTGGACGTACGCGGATATGGGCtacgaagacgaggacggcaactGGTTGGCGTAA
- a CDS encoding aldo/keto reductase, with the protein MPQTTGRGKAFMGHRRSSRSAEWQSSSSGTSPMTQSSPETAESRITTPGDLGLAAGTLEPLHAAITAAFFAFVGDSLSPITDIFSISFMRTYLNTSVLVRTVVSTIGKICLEFQKRASLDKKRAAAAAVMKEDRAKLNEILERLTGPDSHDQHVILLYGILMIYAEFMTSDTWVYFQAIFRKLSVKVQEQYRQRKYRPLLYFDRGLLMNFSMMGSFYAIVCFGDTFLVDLDLYDPSPFERVGSLASQTRINSAIFHRYTKFMEHFARLHHRAYTWVQQARSVIRDRHLTEDVPAAELKGMLAVNGLWQKGKDIVESSTVAIDVMEGLREVGYDNHDDNDDNGKDDNGKDDNDDDKDDDDDDDEIAKADFKVLREAYYRYSIMGLTRTFCDPVWKLVDESLPRVGDVCDLEAHGEFVRERIAQRLPGVGMEAWSYLVILVGVGMESNTEENRKRLSGLLYDIMGKGFASAGAFLKDARLAWGMNHPLGLKFHGPAS; encoded by the exons ATGCCGCAGACGACGGGACGCGGTAAGGCTTTCATGGGTCACAGACGGAG CTCTCGTTCGGCGGAATGGCAGAGTTCGTCCTCGGGGACGTCTCCTATGACGCAGTCGTCgcccgagacggccgagtccAGGATCACGACGCCAGgagacctcggcctcgccgccggtaCTTTGGAGCCCCTCCATGCGGCCATcacggccgccttcttcgccttcgtcggCGATTCGCTTTCTCCCATCACCGACATattctccatctccttcatGCGGACGTACCTCAACACCTCGGTACTCGTCCGGACCGTCGTGTCGACGATTGGCAAGATTTGTCTGGAGTTCCAGAAGCGCGCCAGCCTGGACAAGAAGCGGGCTGCTGCGGCCGCCGTGATGAAAGAAGACCGCGCCAAGCTGAACGAGATTCTGGAAAGGCTGACCGGCCCGGACAGCCACGACCAGCATGTGATACTGCTGTACGGGATCCTCATGATCTACGCCGAG TTTATGACGAGTGACACGTGGGTCTACTTCCAAGCAATATTCCGGAAGTTGTCGGTCAAGGTCCAGGAGCAGTACAGGCAGAGGAAATACAGGCCCCTCCTCTACTTTGACAGAGGCTTGCTCATGAACTTTTCCATGATGGGGTCCTTCTACGCCATAGTATGCTTTGGGGACAcgttcctcgtcgacctAGACCTGTACGACCCCTCGCCGTTTGAAAGGGTGGGCTCGCTCGCCAGCCAAACCCGCATCAATTCCGCAATCTTCCACCGTTACACCAAGTTTATGGAGCATTTTGCACGCTTGCATCACAG GGCCTATACGTGGGTACAACAAGCTCGCAGCGTCATCAGGGACCGCCACCTTACGGAGGATGTCCCAGCGGCGGAACTGAAAGGGATGCTTGCTGTGAACGGGCTGTGGCAGAAGGGAAAGGACATTGTCGAGAGCTCGACAGTGGCCATTGATGTGATGGAAGGCCTTCGCGAAGTAGGCTACGATAACCACGATGATAATGACGACAACGGAAAAGACGACAACGGAaaagacgacaacgacgacgacaaggacgacgacgatgatgacgatgaaaTAGCCAAGGCCGACTTCAAAGTCTTGAGGGAAGCCTACTACCGGTACTCGATCATGGGCCTCACACGCACCTTTTGCGACCCGGTGTGGAAGCTCGTGGACGAGAGCCTGCCGCGCGTGGGGGACGTGtgcgacctcgaggcccaCGGCGAGTTCGTCCGCGAGAGGATCGCGCAGAGGCTGCCGGGCGTGGGCATGGAGGCGTGGAGCTACCTGGTCATCCTCGTGGGCGTCGGCATGGAGTCGAACACGGAGGAGAACAGGAAGAGGCTGAGCGGCCTGCTGTACGACATCATGGGGAAGGGGTTCGCGAGCGCGGGCGCGTTCCTGAAGGACGCGAGGCTGGCCTGGGGGATGAACCACCCGTTGGGGCTCAAGTTCCATGGCCCGGCGTCGTGA